The following proteins are co-located in the Leptospira hartskeerlii genome:
- a CDS encoding haloalkane dehalogenase, whose product MQTYLETPSECFSNLKDYPFSPHYISVGEFKMHYVDEGPTDAKETVLLLHGEPSWSYLYRKMIPPLSEKGYRVLAPDLIGFGKSDKPTDLKTYTYKNHVDWLKNFITGLGLKNITLFCQDWGGLLGLRAVAELDSRFARICAANTFLPTGDIPPKEDFLKWLRFSQEVSKLPIGKIIQNGCVTKLSPEIIRAYDSPYPDESYKAGARKFPTLVPISPDNPETERNRQAWMFYKNFKKPFITMFSDSDPITKGGDIFFRRTIPGAKGQKHTVIQGAGHFLQEEKGELLAELLSEFIQNNP is encoded by the coding sequence ATGCAAACTTATTTAGAAACTCCTTCAGAATGTTTTTCTAATCTAAAGGATTATCCTTTTTCTCCTCATTATATTTCAGTAGGAGAATTCAAAATGCATTATGTGGACGAAGGTCCTACGGATGCAAAAGAAACAGTCTTATTATTGCACGGGGAGCCAAGTTGGTCTTATCTTTACAGAAAGATGATCCCTCCTTTATCAGAAAAAGGTTATAGAGTGCTCGCGCCTGATCTGATCGGTTTTGGAAAATCGGATAAGCCCACGGATCTAAAAACGTATACATATAAAAATCATGTAGACTGGTTGAAAAATTTTATTACAGGTTTGGGATTAAAGAATATCACACTCTTTTGTCAAGACTGGGGAGGGCTCTTAGGTTTAAGGGCGGTAGCGGAATTGGATTCTCGTTTTGCAAGAATATGTGCTGCAAATACTTTTTTACCTACAGGAGATATCCCTCCTAAGGAAGACTTCTTGAAATGGCTTCGCTTCTCCCAAGAAGTCAGTAAACTTCCTATTGGAAAGATTATCCAAAACGGATGTGTTACTAAATTAAGTCCGGAAATTATCCGCGCCTACGATTCTCCTTATCCGGATGAATCGTATAAGGCAGGAGCCAGAAAATTTCCTACTCTTGTTCCTATTTCTCCTGATAATCCGGAGACGGAAAGAAATCGTCAGGCTTGGATGTTTTATAAAAATTTCAAAAAACCTTTTATTACGATGTTCAGCGATTCGGATCCTATCACGAAAGGCGGGGATATATTCTTTAGAAGAACCATCCCGGGTGCAAAAGGACAAAAACATACTGTAATCCAAGGAGCAGGACATTTCCTTCAGGAGGAGAAGGGTGAGCTACTTGCGGAACTTCTTTCCGAATTTATCCAAAACAATCCTTAG
- a CDS encoding MBL fold metallo-hydrolase yields MFGKKAQKVTIYTSFVLFGLFLLVLSQTACLSSFGGNPSGTRLERMKTSKMFHEGKFENDPFVPMLSPGTYIAVLKRQLFGSETRTPPSPIPVQKPDLKTFSDPIAPGLRAIWFGHSSVLVEIDGIRIFTDPVFSQRVSPFESIGPGRLFPLPLELSELPNIDAVVISHDHYDHLDMVTTQFLAKKGTKYFVPLGIGAHLESWGIPENQIIELDWWQKGNIKNIEIICTPAVHYSGRGLFNGKSTLWSSWSLIGPKHKFFHSGDTGYSSHFTEIGKKLGPFDLTSIKVGAYDWTWEGIHMNPESAVQAHLDLKGKTMLPVHWATFNLAIHSWDEPILRTKQGADQNGVRLATPKPGEWVDLQKDSIFESWWEKVK; encoded by the coding sequence ATGTTCGGAAAAAAGGCACAGAAAGTCACGATTTACACTTCTTTCGTTCTATTCGGTTTATTTTTATTAGTTTTAAGCCAAACAGCGTGTTTGAGTTCTTTCGGAGGAAATCCAAGCGGCACACGATTGGAAAGAATGAAAACTTCCAAGATGTTTCATGAGGGGAAGTTCGAAAATGATCCTTTCGTTCCGATGTTAAGTCCTGGAACTTATATTGCTGTTTTGAAAAGACAACTTTTCGGTTCGGAAACAAGAACTCCGCCTTCTCCGATACCTGTCCAAAAACCGGACCTAAAAACTTTTTCGGATCCAATAGCACCCGGACTAAGAGCTATCTGGTTCGGACATTCTTCCGTTTTGGTAGAAATAGACGGGATACGTATCTTCACTGATCCTGTGTTCTCCCAAAGAGTTTCTCCATTTGAAAGTATAGGACCTGGCAGACTTTTTCCTCTGCCATTAGAACTATCAGAACTTCCTAATATAGATGCAGTTGTAATCTCTCATGATCATTACGATCATTTGGATATGGTCACCACTCAATTTTTAGCGAAGAAAGGTACAAAATATTTCGTTCCCCTCGGCATTGGCGCCCATTTAGAATCCTGGGGAATTCCGGAAAATCAGATCATAGAATTAGATTGGTGGCAAAAAGGGAATATTAAGAATATTGAAATTATCTGCACACCGGCAGTTCATTACTCCGGAAGAGGTCTATTCAACGGCAAATCTACTCTTTGGTCTTCCTGGAGCCTCATCGGACCAAAACATAAATTTTTCCATAGCGGAGACACGGGATATTCTTCTCATTTTACCGAGATCGGAAAAAAATTAGGACCTTTCGACCTGACTTCTATCAAAGTGGGGGCATACGATTGGACCTGGGAAGGAATTCATATGAATCCTGAAAGCGCAGTCCAAGCTCATTTAGATCTCAAAGGTAAAACGATGCTTCCTGTGCATTGGGCAACTTTCAATCTTGCAATCCATTCTTGGGACGAACCTATTTTAAGAACAAAACAAGGAGCGGATCAAAACGGAGTTCGTCTGGCTACTCCTAAACCCGGAGAATGGGTAGATCTACAAAAGGATAGCATATTCGAATCTTGGTGGGAGAAGGTAAAATAG
- a CDS encoding LuxR C-terminal-related transcriptional regulator codes for MKLYKIAILEDDPAFASQCKERLKKLNRVTKVEVYSSAEEFPKYKDAHYDLVFVDIDLPGKSGLDFILERYSSDSKTGYAILSAFESEEALFKALKAGAIGYILKKDVGDIQEKAEILLEGGGILSPGLAARVIHSFRKTSQKEVEVLSNREKKVLDMIVDGKRTKEIAASLGTKEGTVRVQIKSIFRKLHVNSRLELVRKFS; via the coding sequence GTGAAATTATATAAAATAGCGATCTTGGAAGATGATCCTGCATTCGCAAGTCAATGCAAAGAAAGATTAAAAAAGTTGAATAGAGTTACAAAGGTGGAAGTTTATAGCTCCGCCGAGGAATTTCCTAAGTATAAAGACGCCCATTACGATTTGGTGTTTGTAGATATCGATCTTCCCGGAAAAAGCGGATTGGATTTTATTTTAGAAAGATACTCCTCTGATTCCAAAACAGGTTACGCGATCTTGTCTGCATTCGAGTCTGAGGAGGCCTTGTTCAAAGCTCTAAAAGCGGGAGCAATAGGTTATATATTAAAAAAAGATGTAGGAGATATCCAAGAAAAAGCGGAGATATTGTTGGAAGGGGGAGGGATACTTTCTCCGGGACTTGCCGCCAGAGTTATTCATTCTTTTCGCAAAACTTCCCAGAAAGAAGTGGAAGTATTGTCCAATCGAGAAAAGAAAGTATTGGATATGATCGTGGATGGCAAAAGAACCAAGGAAATTGCAGCATCCTTGGGCACTAAAGAAGGGACTGTAAGGGTCCAAATCAAAAGTATATTCAGAAAATTGCATGTAAATTCCAGATTGGAATTAGTGAGAAAATTCTCTTAA
- a CDS encoding FG-GAP repeat protein, with the protein MKTKLALILLISLNSFCSGTNSGLSALAAFFGLPQTPSYGNVQFAVNVASSLTKVTVTVTGPGISTPIVQDLVKIGNTWQGIIGQIPAGTDRTFSGEGFNASNVLIQQGQVTGVTISANSITNILLVLSETNPAPPFSNAAPIIDSLVASTNQVAPSSSINLNSTVHDPNPSDTLTYLWSATGGSFNNSNILNPVWTSPSTPGQYTITLTVSDQLGASSSLSFTADVQVGYGTGYGSINVGSNSSPFVSNVISNPSSIAPGASTNITLTAFDPDGNTISYSWSSSCAGSFNDPNTQNPVFTASSSASLGPCTLSVSLSDGNGGSNLGSFTIQISQTQTVNLAPQILSSFQTALALDPSGSMVFRVTATDPENTPLSFSWNSSSGVVGTPTNTVNGNLTTSEIVWTAPTCGSNLQVSVTITDGDGNSAVLNYLPVNINGAPTCVLGLWSQQAYIKASNSEADDNFGRSWALSGDTIVVGAPLEDSNQTTITNGSNPGSSDNSASASGAVYVYIRNGNTWTQQAILKPSNSEESDLFGFAVSISGDTIVASAIQEDSNQNYITNGSSASSDNSMTFAGAVYVFVRNGNTWAQQAYIKPSNPSEFDSFGNSIAIQGDTLVVGCHNESSAQNTISNGQPAPNDDSLNHSGAVYVYKRTGSTWVEEAYIKASNPDNGDYFGYSVAISGDTIAVGSQGEDSNQNYITNGSSGSSDNSLSQAGAVYTFTRTGNIWAPEAYIKPSNPDAYDVFGTAVAIYGDTIAVGATGEASNQNSISSGTNASSDNSSTYSGAVYVFARSGGLWSQQAYLKASNSSPNNIFGAAISIYGDTIAVGGLDSSAQTTISYGNTASSDNSAQYAGAAYIFERNGISWSQAAYIKAPNANAYDFFGGVCLDGNSLLVSAYRESSSENTITNGVYGSADNSAQYAGAAYVFTR; encoded by the coding sequence ATGAAAACCAAACTAGCTTTGATCTTATTGATCAGTTTGAATTCCTTTTGTTCCGGAACAAATTCCGGACTTTCTGCATTGGCCGCTTTCTTCGGGCTTCCACAAACACCATCCTATGGAAATGTTCAATTCGCGGTGAATGTTGCAAGCTCACTAACAAAGGTAACCGTTACTGTAACTGGCCCGGGGATCTCCACTCCTATTGTCCAAGACTTGGTTAAGATAGGAAATACTTGGCAAGGGATCATTGGACAAATCCCGGCAGGCACAGACAGAACGTTTTCGGGAGAAGGTTTCAATGCCTCGAATGTTCTGATACAACAGGGCCAGGTAACTGGAGTTACAATATCAGCAAACTCTATTACCAATATACTCTTGGTTCTCTCTGAAACAAACCCAGCTCCGCCGTTTTCAAATGCAGCACCGATCATAGATTCTTTGGTAGCTTCTACAAATCAGGTTGCTCCTTCTTCTTCCATTAATTTGAATTCAACGGTTCATGATCCGAATCCTTCGGACACATTAACCTATTTGTGGTCGGCCACCGGTGGAAGTTTCAATAATTCGAATATTCTAAATCCTGTATGGACTTCTCCTTCTACACCCGGGCAATATACGATTACATTGACCGTAAGCGATCAACTAGGCGCAAGCTCATCCTTAAGTTTTACCGCTGACGTACAGGTAGGATATGGGACAGGTTATGGAAGTATAAACGTAGGCTCTAATTCTTCTCCTTTTGTATCTAACGTTATATCGAATCCTTCCAGCATTGCTCCGGGTGCTTCTACAAATATTACCCTGACTGCATTCGATCCGGATGGAAATACGATCTCCTATTCTTGGAGTTCCAGTTGTGCGGGAAGTTTTAATGATCCGAATACGCAAAATCCTGTATTCACTGCATCTTCTTCCGCAAGTTTAGGGCCTTGCACGTTAAGTGTTTCTTTATCCGATGGAAATGGTGGATCCAATCTTGGATCTTTCACTATCCAAATCTCCCAGACCCAAACAGTGAATCTTGCACCTCAGATCTTGTCTAGCTTCCAAACTGCTTTGGCCCTCGATCCTTCTGGCTCCATGGTGTTTAGGGTAACGGCTACAGATCCGGAGAATACTCCACTCTCCTTCTCCTGGAATTCTAGCTCTGGCGTTGTTGGAACTCCAACAAACACGGTCAACGGAAATCTAACAACAAGTGAAATAGTTTGGACTGCACCAACCTGCGGATCTAATCTACAGGTTTCCGTAACCATCACAGATGGAGATGGAAATTCTGCGGTCCTAAACTATCTTCCGGTGAATATCAACGGGGCCCCTACATGTGTTTTAGGTCTTTGGTCCCAACAAGCTTATATCAAGGCTTCCAACTCGGAAGCAGATGATAATTTTGGAAGATCCTGGGCTCTTTCAGGAGACACGATAGTGGTAGGCGCGCCTTTGGAAGATAGTAATCAAACAACGATCACAAATGGTAGCAATCCAGGCTCTTCTGATAATAGCGCTTCTGCATCAGGTGCGGTTTACGTTTATATTCGAAATGGAAATACTTGGACCCAACAAGCTATATTAAAACCTTCTAATTCAGAAGAAAGCGACTTGTTCGGTTTCGCGGTAAGTATTTCAGGAGATACGATCGTAGCCAGCGCAATCCAAGAAGATAGTAACCAAAACTATATTACAAACGGAAGTTCTGCATCCTCAGATAATAGCATGACATTTGCTGGAGCAGTTTATGTTTTTGTAAGGAATGGGAACACTTGGGCCCAGCAAGCTTATATCAAACCTTCTAACCCATCTGAATTTGATTCTTTCGGAAACTCGATCGCAATCCAAGGAGATACATTAGTCGTTGGCTGTCATAATGAAAGCAGCGCCCAAAATACGATCTCTAATGGGCAACCTGCTCCTAATGACGATAGTCTCAACCATAGTGGAGCCGTTTACGTTTACAAAAGAACAGGAAGCACTTGGGTAGAAGAAGCTTATATCAAGGCTTCGAATCCGGACAACGGTGATTACTTTGGCTATAGTGTCGCAATCAGCGGAGATACGATCGCAGTAGGCTCTCAAGGCGAAGACAGTAATCAAAATTATATTACGAACGGAAGCAGTGGAAGTTCCGACAATAGTTTATCTCAAGCCGGAGCAGTGTATACATTTACTAGAACCGGAAATATTTGGGCACCGGAAGCCTATATCAAACCTTCCAATCCGGATGCGTACGATGTTTTCGGGACTGCTGTCGCTATTTATGGAGACACTATAGCAGTCGGAGCGACCGGAGAAGCCAGTAACCAAAATAGTATTTCCTCAGGCACTAACGCTTCTTCGGATAACTCCTCGACGTATTCAGGAGCAGTCTATGTGTTTGCCAGAAGCGGAGGTCTCTGGTCCCAACAAGCTTACCTGAAAGCGTCGAATTCCAGTCCGAATAATATTTTCGGGGCAGCAATCAGTATTTATGGAGATACAATCGCTGTGGGGGGTTTAGATTCAAGTGCGCAGACCACGATCTCTTACGGAAATACGGCAAGCTCCGATAATAGCGCTCAGTATGCCGGCGCAGCGTATATTTTCGAAAGAAACGGTATAAGCTGGTCTCAAGCTGCTTACATAAAAGCACCTAATGCGAACGCTTACGACTTCTTCGGAGGAGTATGTTTGGACGGAAATAGTCTTTTAGTAAGCGCATACCGGGAATCAAGTTCGGAAAATACGATCACAAATGGAGTTTATGGAAGTGCGGACAATAGCGCCCAGTATGCGGGCGCTGCCTACGTATTCACTAGATAG
- a CDS encoding class I SAM-dependent methyltransferase has protein sequence MSKKPQDSDYIAYGANGLPFETSYWSEIYGSGKDVDASFNAKEHAKYIKSVFDLMQVHPRSIADFGFGKALLLKEFVKIFQPNRVFAVDPSEDMIDAIAKQKWIRSYNLSFLHSTIQDLDLKYIHLPPFTLGICNSVVQYIEDKHLPKVFEKLHKIVNYLYFTVPTKNDYTRMKKEIYFTDPYAHQRSKKYYEKLIRPYFRRVAFNLLESRITKDSPFCDELFVDD, from the coding sequence ATGAGTAAAAAACCGCAAGACTCCGATTATATCGCTTACGGAGCCAACGGTCTACCATTCGAAACTTCCTACTGGAGTGAAATTTACGGAAGCGGGAAGGACGTGGATGCTTCTTTCAACGCCAAAGAACATGCAAAATACATAAAGTCCGTTTTTGATCTGATGCAAGTCCATCCTAGGAGTATTGCTGACTTCGGGTTCGGTAAGGCCTTACTTCTAAAAGAATTCGTAAAAATATTCCAACCGAATCGTGTATTTGCAGTGGACCCTTCCGAAGACATGATAGATGCGATCGCAAAACAGAAGTGGATCCGTTCTTATAATCTTTCCTTTTTACATTCTACCATCCAAGATCTCGACCTGAAATATATTCATCTTCCTCCGTTCACTCTGGGTATTTGTAACTCTGTGGTCCAATATATAGAAGATAAACATCTTCCTAAGGTTTTTGAGAAACTGCATAAGATCGTGAATTATCTCTATTTTACGGTCCCTACCAAAAACGATTACACAAGAATGAAGAAGGAGATTTACTTTACGGATCCTTATGCACACCAAAGATCCAAAAAGTATTACGAAAAATTAATTCGCCCTTATTTCAGAAGAGTTGCTTTCAATCTTCTGGAAAGCAGGATCACGAAAGACAGCCCGTTTTGCGACGAGCTGTTCGTGGATGACTAA
- a CDS encoding protein meaA, whose protein sequence is MEKKDHILYDKTGNPSKEPAWIFRTYAGHTNAKESNELFRKNLAKGQTGLSIAFDLPTQCGYSSDHAIAKPEIGKVGVPINTLEDFRILFDQIPIEEMNTSMTINGTSMWLLSLYVALAEERGEDVSKLQGTTQNDIIKEYLARGTYIFPPEHSIRIIVDMYEYCLKRIPKWNPSNICSYHLQEAGATPVQELAFALATGMAILDAVKERNCFTHEEFEQCVGRISFFVNAGIRFIEEMCKMRAFSDMWEEITKGIYQVKSEKYRRFRYGVQVNSLGLTEEQPENNAWRILIEALGVTLSRDSRCRALQLPAWNEALSLPRPWDQQWSLRLQQVLAYETDLLEYPDLFEGSKVVESKVKDLIENANKEIQKIKEMGGAIKAIENGYMKAQLVKSQAERLAKINNDELIIVGKNKWKDGIPSPLTNDPDGGIFKVDPKSAEQTLKVLSDVKSRRDAKKVAETLARLEDDAKNGKNLMFASVECAKALVTTGEWADTLRKIFGEYRPSTGVEGQKLNLESDKVSNVRAKVEKFQKATGARPKIVVGKPGLDGHSNGAEMIAVSAKHAGFDVIYSGIRLTPEEIVQSAVEENANVIGVSILSGSHVELAEQIFAELKHYKADIPVVFGGIIPQPDFEKLHSIGVKAIFTPKDYDLMDVMDRIIDIVSEKIPASV, encoded by the coding sequence ATGGAAAAAAAAGACCATATCCTTTACGATAAGACCGGAAATCCTAGCAAAGAGCCGGCTTGGATTTTTAGAACTTACGCGGGTCATACAAACGCAAAGGAGTCCAACGAACTCTTTAGAAAAAACCTGGCAAAGGGTCAAACCGGCCTCTCCATCGCCTTTGATCTTCCCACACAATGCGGTTATAGCTCTGATCACGCAATCGCTAAGCCGGAAATCGGAAAAGTAGGAGTTCCAATCAACACGTTGGAGGACTTCCGGATCCTATTCGATCAGATCCCGATCGAAGAAATGAACACTTCGATGACCATCAACGGGACCTCAATGTGGCTTCTCTCTCTCTATGTGGCGTTAGCCGAAGAAAGAGGAGAAGACGTTTCCAAACTCCAAGGAACCACTCAAAACGACATAATCAAAGAATATCTGGCTCGTGGGACCTACATTTTCCCTCCGGAACATTCCATCAGAATCATCGTGGATATGTATGAATATTGTTTGAAAAGAATTCCAAAATGGAACCCATCCAATATTTGTTCCTACCATTTGCAAGAAGCGGGAGCAACTCCAGTCCAAGAGCTGGCATTCGCACTCGCAACAGGAATGGCCATCCTTGACGCAGTGAAAGAAAGAAACTGTTTCACTCACGAAGAATTCGAGCAGTGTGTTGGTAGGATCTCCTTCTTCGTAAACGCAGGTATCCGATTCATCGAAGAAATGTGTAAAATGCGCGCCTTCTCCGATATGTGGGAAGAGATTACAAAAGGAATTTATCAGGTAAAAAGCGAGAAATACCGCCGCTTCCGTTACGGAGTCCAAGTAAACTCACTCGGATTAACCGAAGAACAACCTGAAAACAACGCCTGGAGAATTTTGATCGAAGCTTTAGGAGTCACCTTAAGTAGAGATTCGAGATGTAGAGCACTCCAACTTCCAGCTTGGAACGAAGCACTTTCACTTCCTCGTCCTTGGGACCAACAATGGTCACTTCGTTTGCAACAAGTACTTGCTTACGAAACAGACTTACTTGAATATCCGGACCTATTCGAAGGTTCTAAAGTTGTAGAAAGTAAAGTAAAAGACCTGATCGAGAACGCAAACAAAGAGATCCAAAAGATCAAAGAAATGGGCGGAGCGATCAAGGCGATCGAGAACGGTTACATGAAAGCCCAACTCGTAAAATCCCAGGCAGAAAGACTCGCTAAGATCAATAACGACGAACTTATCATCGTAGGGAAGAACAAATGGAAAGATGGAATCCCTTCCCCTCTTACAAATGATCCTGACGGAGGGATTTTCAAAGTAGATCCTAAGTCCGCAGAACAAACCTTAAAAGTACTCTCCGATGTAAAATCAAGAAGAGATGCGAAGAAGGTTGCAGAAACTCTCGCAAGATTGGAAGACGATGCTAAAAACGGAAAGAACCTTATGTTCGCTTCCGTAGAATGTGCTAAGGCTCTTGTGACTACAGGAGAATGGGCAGATACACTCAGAAAAATATTCGGAGAATACCGCCCATCCACCGGAGTAGAAGGACAAAAACTCAATCTAGAATCCGACAAAGTATCTAATGTCAGAGCCAAAGTAGAGAAATTCCAAAAAGCAACAGGTGCAAGACCTAAAATCGTAGTCGGCAAACCTGGGTTAGATGGTCATTCCAATGGCGCAGAGATGATTGCAGTATCCGCAAAACATGCGGGATTCGATGTGATTTACTCAGGGATCAGACTCACTCCGGAAGAAATCGTGCAATCCGCAGTCGAAGAAAACGCAAATGTGATCGGAGTATCCATACTTTCCGGATCTCATGTGGAACTTGCAGAGCAAATATTCGCAGAATTAAAACATTATAAAGCGGATATACCTGTTGTCTTCGGCGGAATTATCCCTCAGCCTGATTTCGAAAAACTACATTCTATCGGAGTAAAAGCAATCTTTA